A single genomic interval of Candidatus Obscuribacterales bacterium harbors:
- a CDS encoding DUF3153 domain-containing protein — MNMNNHGYWRRLWVAIALVMSLGLSGCVEAESGIDYRDQVHGTLVQQVHLNPGLSQLQRFTAEQWLNAVGDRLAALPEASQLRTEDGWQIRIPFHNGADLQDKFNHIGQQIFSPDALANLSGIDRPVSAGQSQLTVQERNLIVVQRNRLIYDLDLRSLWTDQTSVWLPLQSVMDWQFTLNTPWGARISSNSLPPSRQEADQLTWSLRLDAANHIDVTFWVLSPLGVGAVVIGVLVVLGLAIAPQRRPAAAPR, encoded by the coding sequence ATGAACATGAACAATCACGGCTACTGGCGGCGGCTCTGGGTAGCGATCGCCCTGGTGATGTCGTTGGGCCTCTCGGGCTGTGTGGAAGCAGAATCGGGCATTGACTATCGCGATCAGGTGCATGGTACCTTGGTGCAGCAGGTTCACCTCAATCCCGGACTCAGTCAGCTCCAGCGGTTTACCGCCGAGCAGTGGTTGAATGCGGTGGGCGATCGCCTGGCGGCCCTCCCGGAAGCTAGCCAATTGCGCACAGAGGACGGCTGGCAGATCCGCATCCCGTTCCACAACGGAGCCGATCTCCAAGATAAGTTCAATCACATCGGACAGCAGATTTTCTCCCCCGATGCCCTGGCTAACCTCAGCGGCATCGACCGTCCTGTATCCGCTGGGCAGTCTCAGTTAACGGTGCAAGAACGCAACCTGATTGTGGTGCAGCGCAATCGGCTAATCTACGATTTGGATCTGCGATCGCTTTGGACGGATCAAACCTCCGTTTGGCTACCCCTACAATCTGTGATGGACTGGCAATTTACCCTGAACACTCCCTGGGGAGCCCGAATCAGTTCTAATTCCCTCCCCCCCAGTCGCCAAGAGGCTGATCAACTCACCTGGTCTCTGCGCCTCGATGCGGCTAATCACATTGACGTGACCTTTTGGGTGCTCAGCCCCCTCGGGGTAGGAGCCGTGGTCATTGGGGTGCTGGTGGTGCTGGGGCTAGCGATCGCCCCTCAACGACGTCCGGCAGCAGCACCGCGATAG
- a CDS encoding metalloregulator ArsR/SmtB family transcription factor, which produces MPAADAPTCDEPLVHLDNVRQVQPEVLSTAKAQRMAEFFSALSDPHRLKLLSALARQELCVCDLAAAVKMGESAVSHQLRVLRSQRLVTYRRQGRNVYYGLADDHIMTLYHEVAEHLD; this is translated from the coding sequence ATGCCAGCGGCTGACGCACCAACCTGTGACGAGCCGCTGGTGCATTTAGATAACGTGCGCCAAGTACAGCCTGAGGTGCTCAGCACTGCCAAGGCCCAGCGGATGGCGGAATTTTTTAGCGCCCTTTCTGACCCCCACCGGCTTAAGCTGCTGTCAGCCTTAGCCCGGCAAGAACTCTGTGTGTGTGATCTGGCTGCTGCGGTCAAAATGGGCGAGTCAGCGGTATCCCATCAGCTACGGGTGCTGCGATCGCAGCGTCTAGTCACCTACCGTCGCCAGGGTCGTAACGTCTACTATGGCCTGGCCGATGACCATATTATGACCCTCTATCACGAAGTCGCCGAACACTTGGAT
- a CDS encoding tetratricopeptide repeat protein yields MQMQRMLAIALGMAVVVAPGSMAVGMQPAQAVEQSTASLFASLLNQGRQQAEQGQLEAAIATYSQAIQADATHAEAYFHRGIAYHDLGDYQLAIADFSRVLQIRPDHPETLYNRGEAYAHTANAEAAIADLTQAIELAPEVVQPYLDRGLVLAATGNLPQALSDLDAAIALAPDNADAYYNRGKIYTELGNAEAALSDFNTTLRLNPELAEAYGNRGILQYQLGDSQAAMADLRQAAALFHAQGDRPGYEQTLYFIQQVQQGSEQTP; encoded by the coding sequence ATGCAGATGCAACGAATGTTAGCGATAGCTCTAGGAATGGCCGTCGTTGTCGCCCCTGGCAGCATGGCAGTGGGGATGCAGCCTGCCCAAGCGGTGGAGCAATCTACCGCCAGTCTCTTTGCCAGCCTCCTAAATCAGGGGCGACAGCAGGCAGAGCAGGGGCAGCTAGAGGCAGCGATCGCCACCTACAGCCAGGCTATTCAAGCCGATGCCACCCATGCCGAGGCCTATTTTCATCGCGGCATTGCTTACCATGATCTGGGAGATTATCAGCTCGCCATCGCTGACTTTTCCAGGGTGCTTCAGATTCGCCCCGACCATCCAGAAACGCTATACAACCGGGGAGAAGCCTACGCTCACACAGCCAATGCCGAGGCGGCGATCGCCGATCTGACCCAGGCTATTGAGCTAGCCCCCGAGGTTGTGCAACCCTACTTAGATCGCGGCCTTGTCTTGGCGGCCACCGGCAACCTACCCCAGGCTCTCAGCGACCTAGATGCGGCCATTGCCCTGGCCCCCGACAACGCCGATGCCTACTACAACCGAGGCAAAATCTATACCGAACTGGGCAATGCCGAAGCCGCTCTTTCAGACTTCAACACCACGCTCCGCCTCAATCCTGAGCTGGCTGAAGCCTATGGCAATCGCGGTATTTTGCAGTACCAGCTCGGTGACTCCCAAGCCGCCATGGCCGATTTGCGCCAGGCGGCAGCGCTATTTCATGCCCAGGGCGATCGCCCTGGCTATGAGCAAACTCTGTACTTTATACAGCAGGTGCAGCAGGGAAGCGAGCAAACTCCGTAA
- a CDS encoding chloride channel protein: MQLHSLAKWFRPLLGDTKQIAIVEACVIGLVSGLAAVTLKHGAGWLGGWRIQIAHQYPAWIVLPLVGLIGGGLAGLLVQRVSPEAAGSGIPQVKAALSQVPIALNLRVAIVKMFSVILILGSGFSLGRQGPTVQIGAALASQLSHWIPTSPEYRRQLLAAGAAAGLAAGFNAPIAGVLFVVEELLQDFSGLTLGTAILASFVGAVVSRVLGGQGLGIGPMSALEINFSLIDVPFFILLGALAGLLGTLFSHGIFLSLAINRRFRGLGLPWKVAIAGLLSGAIVVLLPPEFRDNTGLRDFLIGTGQGWRLPLLAFSVKFLLTLVAYGSGAPGGIFAPALLLGSSLGYLVGLFSHTVEGAVGGAIAPGLELTSATTYALAGMGAFFSAITRGPITAIVIVFEMVSDFNLVLPLMIGSVSAYLVSERLVSGSLYNRLLTMQGINLDKLENQDTSLANLSAETFMQRRVETLSSEMPLPEVIQAFSRSHHRGFPVVDQGKLVGIVTQSDLADASRRNGSTGHLRLVDIMTPQPVTVSSHDSLVHVLYLLNRFKLSRLPVTDRQRLVGIITRADIIRAESDQLSGELSSFGPQPEPSYVVYQTRSPSTGQGRLLVPLSNPQTGPLLLKLAIVLARDRNYELDCLQVITVPRGTPPSEATVRTTASRRLLRQAESLGRSWGIPVHTQIRVAHDAAHAMLETVKDHHIDLILMGWKGNTSTPGRVFGNVVDTVIRQAACEVLLVRLSETPSFNRWLLPVAGGPNAQAALKLLPPLLSLGQAPLVRVCQIFPTAKGATDVSALQSAVEQLRRYLSYPVIPRAIVNDAIADSIVTLAQEEHCDVIVLGASRESLLKQVIQGNIPEAIARHSSCTVILVRDMLEADEVE, translated from the coding sequence ATGCAGCTTCATTCCCTTGCTAAGTGGTTTCGTCCCCTTCTGGGAGACACTAAACAGATTGCCATTGTCGAAGCCTGTGTCATTGGATTAGTGTCGGGTTTAGCCGCCGTCACCCTGAAGCATGGAGCTGGTTGGCTGGGCGGCTGGCGGATTCAGATTGCCCACCAATATCCCGCTTGGATCGTCTTACCGCTGGTGGGACTCATCGGTGGCGGGCTAGCCGGTCTCTTGGTGCAGCGCGTGTCTCCAGAAGCAGCAGGCAGCGGTATTCCCCAAGTGAAGGCTGCCCTCAGCCAGGTACCCATTGCCCTCAACCTGCGGGTGGCGATCGTCAAAATGTTCAGCGTCATCCTGATCCTCGGGTCTGGATTTAGCCTAGGACGACAGGGCCCCACCGTCCAAATTGGAGCCGCCCTAGCCTCCCAACTCAGCCATTGGATTCCCACCTCGCCAGAGTATCGGCGGCAACTCTTGGCCGCTGGGGCAGCCGCTGGGCTCGCCGCAGGATTTAATGCCCCCATTGCTGGGGTGCTGTTTGTGGTTGAGGAATTGCTCCAGGACTTTTCTGGCCTCACCCTAGGTACGGCGATCCTGGCCTCCTTTGTGGGCGCTGTCGTCTCGCGGGTGTTGGGCGGGCAGGGGCTAGGCATTGGCCCCATGAGCGCCCTAGAGATCAATTTCTCTCTGATCGACGTACCGTTTTTTATTTTGTTGGGAGCCCTAGCAGGCCTCCTCGGCACCTTATTTAGCCATGGCATTTTCCTAAGCCTGGCGATCAATCGCCGCTTTCGGGGGTTAGGACTGCCTTGGAAAGTGGCGATCGCTGGTCTACTATCCGGGGCGATCGTGGTTCTACTGCCCCCCGAATTTCGCGACAATACCGGCCTGCGCGACTTCTTAATCGGCACGGGTCAGGGCTGGCGGCTGCCGCTGTTGGCCTTTAGCGTGAAATTTTTGCTGACCTTAGTGGCCTACGGCTCCGGTGCGCCGGGAGGAATTTTTGCCCCAGCTCTGCTCCTCGGCTCCTCCCTGGGCTACCTCGTAGGACTCTTCAGCCATACCGTGGAAGGGGCTGTGGGGGGAGCGATTGCCCCTGGCTTAGAACTCACCTCCGCCACCACCTATGCCTTGGCTGGCATGGGAGCCTTTTTTAGCGCTATCACCCGAGGGCCGATCACCGCCATTGTGATTGTGTTTGAAATGGTGTCGGACTTTAACCTTGTTCTGCCGCTGATGATCGGCTCCGTCAGCGCCTACCTCGTGTCCGAACGTCTGGTCAGCGGTTCCCTCTACAACCGACTGCTGACCATGCAGGGCATTAACCTGGATAAACTGGAGAATCAAGACACCAGCCTAGCTAACCTATCCGCTGAAACCTTCATGCAGCGGCGGGTTGAAACCCTATCTAGCGAAATGCCTTTGCCGGAAGTCATCCAGGCCTTCTCGCGATCGCACCATCGTGGCTTCCCCGTCGTCGATCAAGGCAAACTGGTGGGAATTGTCACCCAGTCCGACCTGGCCGATGCCTCCCGGCGCAATGGATCCACAGGTCACCTGCGTCTGGTCGATATCATGACTCCCCAGCCCGTGACTGTGTCATCCCACGATTCCCTGGTGCACGTTCTGTATTTACTCAATCGCTTCAAACTCAGTCGCCTACCGGTCACCGATCGGCAGCGACTGGTCGGCATCATTACCCGCGCCGATATTATCCGCGCCGAGTCCGACCAGCTTAGCGGCGAACTCTCTTCTTTTGGCCCCCAGCCCGAACCCTCCTACGTGGTCTACCAAACGCGATCGCCCTCCACGGGGCAAGGTCGGCTTCTGGTACCCCTAAGTAATCCCCAAACCGGGCCGCTGCTGCTCAAACTTGCCATTGTGCTGGCCCGCGATCGCAACTACGAGCTCGATTGCCTGCAGGTGATCACCGTCCCCCGCGGTACACCACCCTCCGAAGCCACCGTTCGCACCACTGCCAGCCGTCGGCTGCTGCGTCAGGCCGAATCTCTGGGACGATCCTGGGGCATCCCAGTGCATACCCAAATCCGGGTAGCCCATGATGCCGCCCATGCCATGCTGGAAACCGTCAAAGATCATCATATTGACCTGATCTTAATGGGCTGGAAAGGCAATACCTCAACCCCCGGTCGCGTCTTTGGCAACGTTGTTGATACGGTGATTCGCCAAGCCGCCTGTGAAGTTCTCCTCGTGCGCCTCAGCGAAACCCCCAGCTTCAATCGCTGGCTGCTGCCGGTGGCCGGCGGCCCCAATGCCCAGGCTGCTCTGAAACTGCTGCCACCCCTCCTGAGCCTAGGACAAGCTCCCCTGGTGCGCGTATGCCAAATTTTCCCCACCGCCAAGGGCGCAACGGATGTTTCCGCATTACAGAGTGCAGTGGAGCAACTGCGGCGCTACTTATCCTATCCCGTGATTCCTCGCGCCATCGTCAACGATGCGATCGCTGATTCGATTGTCACCCTAGCTCAGGAAGAACATTGTGATGTGATTGTTCTAGGAGCTAGTCGAGAAAGCTTGCTAAAACAGGTCATTCAGGGCAATATTCCAGAAGCGATCGCTCGCCATAGCTCCTGTACCGTTATTTTAGTCCGCGATATGCTCGAAGCCGATGAGGTCGAGTAA
- a CDS encoding tetratricopeptide repeat protein, whose protein sequence is MTTEKPDLIQRFYHLGKDAFERGQYRTAIEHLEKATALVNRISPLGGEVQMWLVTAYEAAGLREEAIALCETLSRHPDYTTSKQGRRLLYILKAPRLKTRPEWITPIPDLGNLEEGSSTAGQGVSSYRPSSSRPSKPRPKPEPEPIDWSQVKTEDNRFVWVALGAIALTLGGLAWFI, encoded by the coding sequence GTGACGACTGAAAAACCAGACTTGATTCAACGCTTCTACCACTTAGGCAAAGATGCCTTTGAGCGCGGGCAGTATCGCACTGCCATCGAGCACCTTGAAAAAGCCACAGCTTTAGTGAACCGCATCTCTCCCTTGGGAGGTGAAGTGCAAATGTGGCTGGTGACGGCCTACGAAGCGGCGGGTCTGCGGGAGGAGGCGATCGCCCTTTGTGAAACCCTCAGCCGTCATCCGGACTACACCACCAGCAAGCAGGGCCGGCGATTGCTTTACATCCTCAAAGCGCCTCGTCTCAAAACCCGTCCTGAATGGATCACGCCCATCCCTGACCTCGGCAACCTCGAAGAAGGTTCGTCTACCGCTGGGCAGGGCGTATCGTCCTATCGTCCCTCGTCCAGCCGTCCGTCGAAACCGCGGCCCAAGCCTGAGCCTGAGCCGATTGACTGGAGTCAAGTCAAAACCGAAGATAATCGCTTTGTTTGGGTGGCGCTGGGGGCGATCGCGCTCACCCTCGGTGGTTTAGCATGGTTCATCTAG